In one window of Rhodothermales bacterium DNA:
- a CDS encoding MBL fold metallo-hydrolase — translation MKITHYLYNTFQVEEGGTRVAIDPGQFFYLFDWRSLIPEEEWSTISHIVITHGDPDHHWQSDRVAEASGAPVVCGIGLTKTENGQTLVIDPRGKELKSWIPFDNLHPLDVGDSIALDDVTFEAVRTVHGPIEVSLLGFKIRKEPGPGERTGLGAMGFKIRLGDKSVLNLGDSVFLPDWDGLRPTVLMIPIGGLGQNTWTMDVEDALQAVERIDPEVVIPCHYNVPFLWKRKIAIADDAEFKRGVKALGKKCCVLGAGGSVTV, via the coding sequence GTGAAGATCACGCACTACCTGTATAACACGTTCCAGGTCGAGGAGGGCGGAACACGGGTCGCGATAGATCCCGGCCAATTTTTTTACTTGTTTGATTGGAGGAGCCTGATCCCTGAGGAGGAATGGTCGACGATTTCCCATATCGTCATCACTCACGGCGACCCGGATCATCACTGGCAGTCGGATCGCGTCGCCGAGGCCTCGGGAGCTCCAGTCGTGTGCGGTATTGGCCTGACGAAAACCGAGAACGGGCAAACGCTCGTCATTGATCCTCGCGGTAAGGAGCTGAAATCCTGGATTCCCTTTGACAACCTGCACCCGCTCGATGTGGGCGATTCAATCGCGCTCGACGACGTCACCTTCGAAGCCGTGCGAACGGTGCACGGCCCGATCGAGGTGTCCCTGCTTGGCTTCAAAATTCGGAAGGAACCTGGGCCAGGAGAACGCACCGGTCTCGGTGCGATGGGATTCAAAATAAGGCTTGGGGATAAGTCGGTCCTGAATCTCGGTGATTCGGTGTTCTTACCCGATTGGGACGGCTTGAGGCCAACGGTGTTGATGATTCCGATCGGCGGCCTCGGCCAGAATACCTGGACGATGGACGTTGAAGACGCTTTGCAGGCTGTGGAGCGGATCGATCCGGAAGTGGTTATTCCCTGTCACTACAATGTGCCGTTTCTTTGGAAGAGGAAGATTGCGATTGCGGACGACGCCGAATTCAAGCGCGGAGTAAAGGCGCTGGGAAAGAAATGCTGCGTTCTCGGCGCTGGTGGCTCTGTCACTGTGTAA